In one Pasteuria penetrans genomic region, the following are encoded:
- a CDS encoding cell wall hydrolase: protein MGALVRANHKDVKLLARLMQAEAEGEGELGMRMVGAVGINRVRANCLDFTNIRTIPDMIYQNPGGFESVLKPIFYQAAKPKSIRLAKDTISGKLIPPANQSLWFFRPLHEDCPEFWFHQPLSGQYKHHCFYEPRPGKCPNIK from the coding sequence ATGGGAGCCCTTGTCCGCGCAAATCATAAGGATGTTAAGCTGTTGGCCCGCCTCATGCAAGCCGAGGCAGAAGGCGAGGGAGAACTGGGCATGCGAATGGTGGGCGCTGTCGGTATCAACCGCGTACGCGCTAACTGTCTTGATTTTACCAACATACGCACCATACCAGATATGATCTATCAAAACCCCGGTGGATTTGAATCGGTTTTAAAACCCATTTTTTACCAGGCAGCCAAACCTAAAAGCATCCGCCTAGCGAAAGATACCATCAGTGGGAAACTCATCCCTCCAGCCAACCAATCCCTTTGGTTCTTTCGTCCTCTACATGAAGACTGTCCCGAATTTTGGTTCCACCAACCCCTTAGCGGTCAATATAAACACCATTGTTTCTATGAACCCCGGCCCGGCAAGTGTCCAAACATAAAATAG
- a CDS encoding spore coat protein GerQ: MAFTTAAPPPVPQEKNYYSEDLIRRNIGKPIIAYMTFPQNDQWRGKIFTGTLTESGRDYFVIIQPDTKKNIILLTVNLDYMVINTPTETTTMSPIPQKPTRKT; the protein is encoded by the coding sequence ATGGCGTTTACCACTGCTGCACCCCCACCAGTCCCCCAGGAAAAAAATTATTACTCGGAGGACCTGATCCGGAGAAATATTGGCAAACCGATCATTGCCTATATGACCTTCCCACAGAATGACCAATGGAGGGGCAAGATCTTCACCGGTACCCTAACAGAGTCGGGCAGGGATTATTTTGTTATCATCCAACCCGATACGAAGAAGAATATCATCCTACTAACCGTCAACCTGGACTACATGGTTATCAATACCCCCACGGAAACAACAACCATGTCCCCAATCCCCCAAAAACCTACACGAAAAACCTAA
- a CDS encoding spore coat protein GerQ produces the protein MYWYNPYHNIPEYHGKTPTVVPISKKRKTYAVQYIQTKVGKKVTAYMTYEGETEGTGKVFSGILREVGNNYFVISERTPKKNIMLLTINLDYMVVEANAKPVPGQTSDSGHHQVTSDTNSSVFLR, from the coding sequence ATGTACTGGTATAATCCCTACCACAACATACCGGAATACCACGGGAAAACACCCACCGTGGTACCCATATCCAAAAAAAGGAAAACCTACGCCGTCCAATACATTCAGACAAAGGTGGGAAAAAAGGTCACTGCCTATATGACCTACGAAGGTGAAACAGAGGGAACTGGGAAAGTTTTCTCAGGTATCCTTCGGGAAGTAGGAAACAATTATTTTGTCATTTCCGAGCGAACCCCAAAGAAAAATATCATGCTCCTAACCATAAATCTTGACTATATGGTCGTAGAAGCAAATGCGAAACCAGTCCCTGGCCAAACCTCGGACTCGGGACATCATCAGGTGACCTCTGACACCAACTCTTCTGTATTTTTAAGATGA
- a CDS encoding FAD-dependent thymidylate synthase codes for MWDPSEFGRDDPLCCCDEDGERSGGDRISSSEDLLKNFVSNTDRDVYVLFNLPEEVIAVVFAYVSRSSLGFRENLAALLQEDQLGRSAAVGGVLTTHFSPKAASFHEKWVLNYGHSSVAEHAVAHMGIEKISRLASAELALSSSFHSLTEYSQRYQLLPPGAYYTPTVLCTKPRLLSLYHEFQKSVYISYHKLNECLFQHLQTTEPMKEGEGEGARIRRLRKLALEDARYALTLAFHTHLGMTANGRSLRTTLVHLLTSPYAECQTLARVMEEEVRCVIPTLLRYIQPSDYLLSSRRELGLLLDHLGGGARPTPTTGGQGWFPT; via the coding sequence GTGTGGGATCCTTCCGAGTTTGGTAGGGATGACCCTCTCTGTTGTTGTGATGAAGATGGGGAAAGGAGCGGGGGTGATCGTATTTCTTCATCTGAGGATTTGTTGAAAAATTTCGTTTCCAACACGGATCGTGATGTTTATGTATTGTTCAATCTGCCGGAGGAAGTCATAGCTGTTGTGTTTGCCTATGTGAGTCGTAGTTCCTTGGGTTTCCGTGAGAATCTAGCTGCTCTACTCCAAGAGGATCAATTGGGACGTTCCGCTGCTGTAGGGGGGGTTCTAACCACTCATTTTTCCCCTAAGGCAGCCTCCTTCCATGAAAAATGGGTCCTTAATTATGGACACAGTAGTGTAGCTGAACATGCCGTAGCCCACATGGGAATTGAAAAAATTAGCAGACTGGCGTCTGCTGAATTGGCCCTCTCCAGTTCGTTCCATAGTCTTACCGAATATAGTCAACGTTATCAGCTCCTGCCCCCCGGGGCTTACTATACCCCAACGGTTCTTTGTACAAAGCCCCGTTTGCTGTCCCTCTATCATGAATTTCAGAAAAGTGTCTATATTTCTTATCATAAATTAAATGAATGCCTGTTTCAACACTTGCAAACTACAGAGCCTATGAAGGAAGGGGAGGGAGAGGGGGCGCGCATACGTCGTTTACGCAAATTGGCATTGGAGGATGCTCGGTATGCGCTCACCCTAGCTTTCCACACTCATCTGGGCATGACAGCCAACGGTCGGAGCCTACGAACCACGCTTGTCCATTTGTTGACTTCTCCTTATGCGGAATGTCAGACATTGGCACGGGTTATGGAAGAGGAGGTCCGTTGTGTCATTCCCACCCTGCTCCGTTACATACAGCCCAGTGATTATCTTCTTTCCAGTCGCCGGGAGTTGGGATTGCTTCTCGATCACCTGGGGGGGGGGGCGAGGCCCACACCCACAACAGGTGGGCAGGGGTGGTTCCCTACCTAG
- the mnmA gene encoding tRNA 2-thiouridine(34) synthase MnmA has protein sequence MNFPRIVVGMSGGVDSSVSAILLQRQGYEVIGLFMKNWEDESGYCEAAVDYRDVERICDVLKIPCYAINLAKDYREGVFSSFLEDLQRGWTPNPDLFCNKVIKFGVFRDQARALGATQIATGHYARWVEDPRYGRCLARGIDQDKDQTYFLAMSTRESLRDTIFPVGELEKSEVRHLAREAGFVNAEKKDSVGICFVGKRPFVEFLQNYLPRKPGDIRCLDTGAVLGTHEGAVFATLGQRRGLRIGGQVGRTGPWYVARKDVQRNLLYVVEGRDHPALFQRCVRVGSMNWLLTESPRGEWMGTAKCRYRQRDAACRVEVVDSSSILVTFVEPQWAVTAGQALVLYDGVVCLGGGIIEEPERIPTS, from the coding sequence ATGAATTTTCCGCGGATTGTGGTGGGCATGTCTGGGGGTGTAGATTCCTCTGTTTCTGCGATCCTCTTGCAGAGGCAGGGATATGAGGTCATTGGTTTGTTTATGAAGAATTGGGAAGATGAGTCAGGATATTGTGAGGCCGCGGTGGATTATCGGGATGTAGAAAGGATTTGCGATGTTCTAAAAATTCCATGCTATGCAATTAATCTCGCGAAGGATTATCGGGAAGGGGTTTTTTCCTCCTTTCTAGAGGATTTACAGCGAGGTTGGACCCCTAATCCTGATTTGTTTTGTAATAAGGTGATCAAGTTTGGTGTTTTCCGTGATCAGGCTAGGGCATTGGGGGCAACACAGATTGCTACTGGGCATTATGCCCGTTGGGTGGAGGATCCAAGATATGGACGTTGTTTGGCCAGGGGTATAGACCAGGATAAGGATCAGACATATTTTCTCGCTATGTCGACGAGGGAGTCACTTCGGGATACGATTTTTCCCGTCGGGGAACTGGAAAAGAGTGAGGTGCGTCATTTGGCCCGCGAGGCGGGCTTTGTAAATGCCGAAAAGAAGGATAGTGTGGGGATTTGTTTCGTTGGCAAGAGACCTTTTGTAGAGTTCTTACAAAATTATCTACCCAGGAAACCAGGGGATATCCGTTGTTTGGATACGGGAGCTGTTTTGGGAACGCACGAGGGGGCCGTATTTGCTACCCTTGGTCAGCGGCGTGGGTTACGGATTGGAGGTCAGGTGGGAAGAACGGGTCCTTGGTACGTAGCTCGCAAGGATGTACAACGTAATCTCCTCTATGTAGTAGAAGGGAGGGATCATCCCGCACTTTTTCAACGGTGTGTTCGGGTGGGATCCATGAATTGGCTTCTCACGGAGTCTCCACGGGGGGAATGGATGGGTACGGCAAAATGTCGTTATCGACAGCGGGATGCTGCCTGTAGGGTAGAGGTGGTAGATTCTTCCTCTATTTTGGTGACTTTTGTAGAACCGCAATGGGCTGTCACAGCGGGACAGGCCCTGGTTCTCTACGATGGCGTGGTATGTCTAGGCGGTGGGATTATTGAAGAGCCGGAGCGGATCCCTACTTCGTAA
- the yunB gene encoding sporulation protein YunB yields MIPIVLLLVLPSCAYGIWKMEGNLRPMLLLIAQSKVKKIAQQAMLEGVREIQAHLGNELNGVMQIEKEQKGRISFVQVNAKLQASIYEHMVERVQQKLGRLREQIIEIKIGQILQSQLLSDIGPSISVQMWPKGASKVSIIPHMESQGINMVMVTLQVRVYTEMGVIVPFTEEHFPVSFSYPLAQALVVGDVPETYYTWNQPNHTQGGQKETRPFPPRLPMQKNSPHHHIPSTSEPGTPGEELSVDHGE; encoded by the coding sequence ATGATTCCTATAGTCCTCCTATTAGTTCTACCCTCCTGCGCCTATGGGATTTGGAAAATGGAGGGGAACTTGCGACCAATGCTACTACTTATTGCTCAATCAAAGGTAAAAAAAATCGCCCAGCAAGCCATGCTGGAAGGCGTACGAGAAATCCAGGCCCATCTAGGAAATGAACTCAACGGAGTCATGCAAATTGAAAAAGAGCAAAAGGGTAGAATTTCTTTTGTGCAAGTGAATGCCAAATTGCAGGCCTCTATCTATGAACATATGGTAGAACGTGTGCAGCAAAAACTGGGGCGGCTACGGGAACAGATAATCGAGATAAAAATTGGCCAAATCCTACAAAGCCAATTGCTCTCCGATATAGGTCCTAGCATCTCCGTACAAATGTGGCCCAAAGGTGCTAGCAAGGTATCTATCATACCCCATATGGAATCACAGGGCATCAATATGGTTATGGTCACATTGCAAGTTCGCGTCTATACAGAAATGGGGGTCATAGTACCATTCACAGAAGAACACTTCCCCGTTTCGTTTTCTTATCCCCTCGCTCAAGCACTTGTTGTAGGGGATGTCCCTGAGACCTATTATACCTGGAATCAACCCAATCACACCCAAGGGGGACAAAAGGAAACAAGGCCCTTCCCCCCACGCTTACCAATGCAAAAAAATTCACCCCATCACCATATTCCTTCGACAAGCGAGCCAGGAACCCCCGGGGAGGAATTATCAGTAGACCATGGGGAATGA
- a CDS encoding FAD-dependent thymidylate synthase codes for MGEAESRIMETWSQENCEAVVSSLLTSLCPFDYPDGLLEHLYYQAELMISEANWHQLLRHNRKIHFVTTPPSPFYGWTLPPRIEAAGGANLLTDVIQRAERVYEKLHAFDPSLAAYSLTNAHRRQVVATCSLWELYHLINLRTAADAQWDIRQSMSQLHNILLKEQPLLARYIRRR; via the coding sequence TTGGGGGAAGCGGAGTCACGAATTATGGAAACCTGGTCGCAGGAGAATTGTGAGGCGGTTGTCTCCTCCCTGTTGACTTCATTGTGTCCCTTTGATTATCCCGATGGCCTACTTGAGCATTTATACTATCAGGCAGAGCTTATGATTTCAGAGGCCAATTGGCATCAATTGCTGCGGCACAACCGGAAAATTCATTTTGTGACTACTCCACCTAGCCCGTTCTATGGATGGACTCTACCACCACGGATTGAGGCAGCAGGGGGGGCCAATTTGTTGACCGATGTGATTCAGAGAGCTGAGAGAGTATACGAGAAACTCCATGCTTTCGATCCTTCATTAGCTGCCTATAGTCTCACCAATGCCCATCGGAGACAGGTGGTGGCGACCTGTAGCCTATGGGAACTTTATCATTTGATCAATCTCCGTACAGCTGCGGATGCACAATGGGATATTCGGCAGTCCATGTCCCAGTTACACAATATCCTGCTCAAAGAGCAGCCCTTGTTAGCCCGCTACATCCGACGTCGTTGA